One genomic region from Eremothecium gossypii ATCC 10895 chromosome I, complete sequence encodes:
- a CDS encoding AAR154Wp (Syntenic homolog of Saccharomyces cerevisiae YBR214W (SDS24) and YGL056C (SDS23)), with amino-acid sequence MREKQQGTTGAGGMSSGAAAASPGQRHASIVEMLSTPPPAIVVQTGMEDENVRATGGETAADGDERRTLSRQSSTSSTESHASATSCLTKVHAQKWQHIELSQLVEENKLVFINAEMSVEEAFNTLVEHNLTSLPVERYPGDMDCVTFDYNDLNSYLLLVLGKTTVADEEITRQCQSGQPVPVGRIVKLTPKNPFYKVPETEDLSTVMGILGSGVHRVAIVDSTSSSIRGILSQRRLMKYLWDNARQFSNLEVLLNSSLQKLGIGVLDPHTPPTSRQSRVISILDTEPLLVALHKMHTERISSIAVIDHQGMLLGNISVTDVKQVTRTSQYPLLHNTCRHFISVILNNRGLEMGKDSFPIFHVYPTSSLARTVAKLVATKAHRLWIVQPVEQGVLVSPPVAPTTIDGSSEFSSRHVSPSPAPSPAGSHGPLTTSASPLGTLDKEYSTGKLIGVVSLTDILGLLARKHTENKLVDPLSARRQRGSVAR; translated from the coding sequence ATGAGGGAAAAGCAGCAGGGTACAACAGGCGCAGGGGGAATGAGCTCCGGGGCAGCTGCGGCCTCGCCGGGGCAGAGGCATGCCTCGATTGTCGAGATGCTTTCGACGCCCCCGCCCGCGATAGTCGTGCAGACAGGAATGGAGGATGAGAACGTACGCGCCACGGGCGGAGAGACGGCAGCGGACGGCGACGAGCGCAGAACCCTCTCGCGGCAGAGCAGCACCTCGTCGACTGAGTCTCATGCCTCGGCCACGTCGTGCCTGACCAAGGTGCACGCCCAAAAGTGGCAGCACATTGAGCTGTcgcagctggtggaggaGAACAAGCTGGTGTTTATCAATGCCGAAATGTCGGTGGAGGAGGCGTTCAACACATTGGTGGAGCACAATCTGACGTCGCTGCCGGTGGAACGGTACCCGGGCGACATGGACTGCGTGACGTTCGACTACAACGACCTCAACTCATACCTGCTGCTTGTGCTCGGCAAGACGACCGTGGCGGACGAGGAGATCACACGACAGTGCCAGTCGGGGCAGCCGGTACCCGTTGGCCGCATCGTGAAGCTGACTCCGAAGAACCCCTTCTACAAAGTCCCCGAGACGGAAGACCTGTCGACGGTCATGGGCATCCTTGGCTCCGGCGTGCACCGTGTCGCCATTGTGGACTCCACCTCTTCATCTATCCGTGGCATTCTGTCGCAGCGACGTCTGATGAAGTACCTGTGGGACAACGCCCGCCAGTTCAGCAACCTGGAGGTGCTGCTCAACTCGTCGCTGCAAAAGTTGGGCATCGGTGTGCTGGATCCACATACCCCTCCTACTTCGCGGCAGTCGCGTGTTATTTCCATTCTCGACACAGAGCCGCTGCTCGTTGCCCTGCACAAGATGCATACAGAACGGATATCCTCCATCGCAGTGATCGACCACCAGGGCATGCTGCTCGGGAACATCTCTGTGACAGACGTCAAGCAGGTTACGCGCACCTCGCAGTATCCGTTGCTGCACAACACCTGCCGCCATTTCATCAGCGTGATCCTCAACAACCGCGGCCTGGAGATGGGCAAGGACTCCTTCCCCATCTTCCACGTTTACCCCACCTCGTCCCTGGCCCGCACGGTCGCGAAGCTGGTCGCCACCAAGGCGCACCGTCTGTGGATTGTTCAGCCCGTCGAGCAGGGCGTCCTGGTCTCGCCCCCGGTTGCGCCCACCACCATAGATGGCTCTTCAGAATTCAGCTCCCGCCATGTGTCGCCGTCGCCGGCACCGTCGCCTGCCGGCAGCCATGGCCCACTCACCACCTCTGCGTCTCCCCTCGGGACACTTGATAAAGAATACAGCACCGGCAAGCTCATTGGAGTCGTGTCCCTAACCGATATATTGGGCTTGCTAGCCCGCAAGCACACCGAAAATAAGCTTGTCGACCCTCTCTCTGCGAGAAGACAGAGGGGCTCTGTCGCGAGGTAA
- a CDS encoding AAR155Wp (Syntenic homolog of Saccharomyces cerevisiae YGL057C (GEP7)) — protein sequence MKRTCALASRAVPKSLLERQARRTGSKVGASQEASKFVVASLRDIGSLFSGSSSGDDEEQEALRLHSDTVSKLNSGELTEVVRQRYCVDNKDRCETRMLLTKYPGPAREREMLQVATAELSARDWRKMPRVWQQVSYYHAFGSWGPRTGLSFVGRRPEDFFVTDQKGLWTCSAPRRAEYERSSRALDPASRAVLYAAALVAAVAALGDLWRRQDADRQVTVAELDLAEPTSSPT from the coding sequence ATGAAGAGGACATGTGCGCTTGCATCACGCGCAGTGCCGAAATCCCTGCTAGAACGACAGGCACGAAGAACTGGCTCTAAGGTAGGCGCCTCTCAAGAAGCTTCCAAATTTGTGGTGGCTTCGCTGCGGGACATTGGTTCGCTTTTCTCGGGGTCATCGTCCGGTGACGATGAGGAACAGGAGGCACTACGCCTGCACTCGGACACGGTGTCGAAGCTCAACTCGGGGGAGCTCACGGAGGTCGTGCGGCAGCGGTACTGTGTAGACAACAAGGACAGATGCGAGACGCGGATGCTTCTGACGAAGTACCCCGGGCCTGCCCGGGAGCGCGAGATGCTGCAGGTGGCCACGGCGGAGCTGAGCGCGAGGGACTGGCGGAAGATGCCGCGCGTGTGGCAGCAGGTCTCGTACTACCACGCGTTTGGGTCATGGGGGCCGCGCACCGGGCTTTCGTTCGTCGGCCGCCGCCCAGAGGACTTCTTTGTCACGGACCAGAAGGGCCTCTGGACGtgcagcgcgccgcgccgcgccgaGTACGAGCGCAGCTCGCGGGCGCTGGACCCTGCGTCGCGCGCTGTGCTCTACGCCGCGGCCCTGGTCGCGGCCGTAGCAGCGCTGGGCGACCTGTGGCGGCGCCAGGACGCGGACCGGCAGGTGACCGTGGCGGAGCTAGATCTTGCCGAGCCTACCAGCTCGCCCACTTAG
- the RAD6 gene encoding E2 ubiquitin-conjugating protein RAD6 (Syntenic homolog of Saccharomyces cerevisiae YGL058W (RAD6)) — protein MSTPARRRLMRDFKRMKEDAPPGVSASPLPDNVMVWNAMIIGPADTPYEDGTFRLLLEFDEEYPNKPPHVKFLSEMFHPNVYANGEICLDILQNRWTPTYDVASILTSIQSLFNDPNPASPANVEAATLFKDHKSQYVKRVKETVEKSWEDDLKDMDDGDDDDDDDDDDD, from the coding sequence ATGAGCACACCAGCAAGGAGAAGATTGATGAGAGACTTCAAACGGATGAAGGAGGATGCGCCGCCAGGAGTGTCTGCGTCGCCACTACCCGATAACGTGATGGTATGGAACGCGATGATTATCGGGCCGGCGGACACGCCGTACGAGGACGGGACGTTTAGGCTGCTGCTTGAGTTCGACGAGGAGTACCCCAATAAGCCGCCGCACGTGAAGTTCCTCAGCGAGATGTTCCACCCGAACGTCTACGCGAACGGGGAGATCTGCCTCGACATCTTGCAGAACCGATGGACGCCCACCTACGACGTGGCGTCGATCTTGACGTCGATACAGTCGTTGTTCAACGATCCGAACCCGGCGTCGCCAGCGAACGTGGAGGCGGCGACGTTGTTTAAGGACCACAAGTCGCAGTACGTCAAGCGTGTGAAGGAGACGGTGGAGAAATCGTGGGAGGATGACTTGAAGGACATGGATGAcggcgacgacgatgacgacgacgacgacgacgatgacTAA
- the PKP2 gene encoding protein kinase PKP2 (Syntenic homolog of Saccharomyces cerevisiae YGL059W (PKP2)), protein MLHSRAARVLQRSGSEAQMQQLRAQHHKRYSMASPTISQVPDFSKYFPTWPVTELAPFINEVMRAYPRNSKYVNQQHYYHNRKVLVERYLQRQPHAVSLKHLAQYYDDSNRLTKQKVIRSGQFAKEELTVRMAHKLRELQDLPFNVVNNFHFVQVYESYYNIFERFRRFPAIRTLEDNERFAELLHQIMSDFNSLNLPHLIMGALESCILDLYPQDAMDRLMSSFLRARISRRLIVEEHLSVTSNYMSGKSENTLVLGDIFQECSAREYLLHAARICENAIRDMFYPDIPLPDFIIDGCADLRFYFLPSQLHYLFGETLRNSYEATVKEAIRRGLPKPDPITVTVVQNPESYLFRISDRGGGIPHPDRTIWSFGKSKLLAQQALDNFHKLPGAQTVSLYDHMYDADARRVAAACKLSNTSLQSMAETNLTKGRYKFDFPRPLVGLLERPFRYKLGIGLAMCKVYAEYWNGDLTVHSIHGHGTDTVLKLGNLMYHTDHLQLDRV, encoded by the coding sequence ATGTTGCATAGTCGGGCAGCAAGAGTGCTCCAGCGCTCGGGGTCCGAAGCGCAGATGCAACAACTCCGTGCACAGCATCACAAGCGGTATAGCATGGCTTCCCCAACGATTTCGCAGGTGCCGGACTTCAGCAAGTATTTCCCGACCTGGCCGGTTACAGAGCTGGCGCCATTCATCAATGAGGTTATGCGGGCATACCCACGGAACTCCAAATACGTCAACCAGCAGCACTACTACCACAACCGCAAGGTGCTGGTAGAGCGGTACCTGCAGCGCCAGCCGCACGCGGTGTCGCTGAAGCACCTGGCGCAGTACTACGACGACTCGAACCGGCTGACGAAGCAGAAGGTGATCCGGTCGGGGCAGTTTGCGAAGGAGGAGCTGACGGTGCGGATGGCGCACAAGCTGCGGGAGCTGCAGGACCTGCCATTCAACGTGGTGAACAACTTCCACTTCGTGCAGGTGTACGAGTCGTACTACAACATCTTCGAGCGGTTCCGGCGGTTCCCGGCGATCCGCACGCTGGAGGACAACGAGCGCTTTGCGGAGCTCCTGCACCAGATCATGAGCGACTTCAACAGCCTAAACCTGCCGCACCTGATCATGGGCGCGCTGGAGAGCTGCATCCTGGACCTATACCCGCAGGACGCGATGGACCGGCTTATGTCGAGCTtcctgcgcgcgcgcaTCTCGCGGCGCCTGATCGTCGAGGAGCACCTCAGCGTCACGTCCAACTACATGAGCGGCAAGAGCGAGAACACGCTCGTCCTCGGCGACATCTTCCAGGAGTGCAGCGCGCGCGAGTACCTGCTGCATGCCGCGCGGATCTGCGAGAATGCGATCCGCGACATGTTCTACCCCGACATCCCCCTACCGGACTTCATCATCGACGGCTGCGCGGACCTGCGCTTTTACTTCCTCCCGTCCCAGCTGCATTATCTCTTCGGCGAGACCTTACGCAACAGCTACGAGGCCACTGTGAAGGAGGCCATCCGCCGCGGCCTGCCGAAGCCCGACCCCATTACCGTCACCGTCGTGCAGAACCCCGAAAGCTACCTCTTCCGCATCAGCGaccgcggcggcggcatCCCCCACCCCGACCGCACCATCTGGTCCTTCGGCAAGTCCAAACTCCTGGCCCAGCAGGCCCTCGACAACTTCCACAAGCTCCCCGGCGCCCAGACCGTGTCACTGTACGACCATATGTACGACGCCGACGCCCGCCGCGTCGCGGCCGCCTGCAAGCTCTCCAACACCTCGCTGCAGTCCATGGCTGAGACCAACCTCACGAAGGGCCGCTATAAGTTTGACTTCCCCCGCCCACTCGTGGGCCTGCTCGAACGCCCGTTCCGCTACAAGCTGGGCATTGGCCTGGCGATGTGCAAGGTCTACGCGGAGTACTGGAACGGCGACCTCACCGTCCACTCCATACACGGCCATGGTACCGACACCGTCCTGAAGCTGGGCAACCTGATGTACCACACCGACCACCTCCAGCTCGATCGAGTCTGA
- the HPC2 gene encoding Hpc2p (Syntenic homolog of Saccharomyces cerevisiae YBR215W (HPC2); 1-intron) translates to MIPGREVIEDEERQAGTSGGAAKRALDSGGTEVDGMKKQKSIPNIANELAKNRAEVRAPISSINKTLVQPVARPRMHAIPLSSLLSPSVDYGYPKLSPSPQFPALSPTVVPKLESPAEQVLGAPHAPQVPAFQLPVLDSGAIGGGARAGVAPAAEASVNNPSGQAEAAVANAPARKSAPRKKKADGAGAAAKKKAEGSRPAAKKASSRPVKKEEPAAVPSDASAGGAGTNKVVLPSQEGGQANDSPLPSDANTEDQGATPLRASPPANKTNKSLKRTQSNLSSGQKAGSQESQKARKSLSASNLGNGTTSTSPPPAAGASTAPASKKASGTSGAKKESKGKSKSAASKKKETAAASTTVPDTSSAAAIASHTPKVLAPAQPIKSPSVMDVLDQKFIGTQAAEEDDPVIVVDVPLYQVDTNDYLDENGQVVFNFYNLVHEKFNTQQNSQSRTTSSATKDRLEQGDDIAMADDDDDDDEDDEDDDDPSASGAAGASPSKSKKKSNPMKGKSRVGKYDIEDPFIDDSELLWEEQRAATKDGFFVYFGPLIQKGQYATFERVDGTMKKGGVRNPR, encoded by the exons ATGATTCCAGGACGAGAAG TTATtgaagatgaagaacgGCAGGCAGGTACGAGTGGCGGCGCAGCCAAGCGAGCTTTGGACAGCGGCGGGACGGAGGTGGATGGGATGAAGAAGCAGAAGTCGATACCGAACATTGCGAACGAGCTGGCGAAGAATCGGGCGGAGGTGCGGGCACCGATCAGCAGCATCAACAAGACGCTGGTGCAGCCGGTAGCTCGGCCGCGGATGCATGCGATACCGCTGTCGTCGCTGCTGTCCCCAAGCGTGGACTACGGGTACCCGAAGCTGTCTCCGAGCCCGCAGTTTCCGGCGCTGTCGCCCACGGTGGTCCCCAAGCTGGAAAGCCCTGCGGAGCAGGTGCTGGGGGCGCCGCACGCTCCGCAGGTGCCTGCGTTCCAGCTGCCTGTGCTCGACAGCGGGGCCATtggcggcggggcgcgTGCAGGGGTGGCACCGGCGGCAGAGGCTTCTGTGAACAATCCATCAGGCCAGGCGGAGGCTGCGGTCGCCAATGCGCCCGCGCGCAAGAGCGCACCCCGTAAGAAGAAGGCCGATGGCGCCGGGGCAGCtgccaagaagaaggctgAGGGCAGCAGGCCCGCTGCCAAAAAggccagcagcaggccTGTCAAGAAAGAGGAGCCGGCGGCGGTGCCGTCGGATGCATCTGCCGGGGGCGCGGGGACGAATAAGGTGGTTCTCCCATCGCAGGAGGGCGGGCAGGCCAATGATAGCCCACTGCCGTCGGATGCGAACACAGAAGACCAGGGGGCGACGCCCTTAAGAGCGAGCCCCCCGGCGAACAAGACGAACAAGTCTCTGAAGCGCACACAGTCGAACCTGAGCTCCGGACAGAAGGCGGGCTCGCAGGAATCACAGAAGGCGAGAAAGTCTCTTTCCGCGTCTAACCTGGGCAACGGGACGACTTCCACATCTCCGCCacccgctgctggtgcCTCGACAGCTCCGGCCTCGAAGAAGGCATCTGGGACGAGCGGTGCCAAGAAGGAGAGCAAGGGCAAAAGCAAGAGCGCTGCGTCCAAGAAGAAGGAAACGGCCGCGGCATCTACCACCGTACCAGATACCAGTTCTGCTGCAGCCATAGCATCTCACACTCCCAAAGTACTGGCGCCAGCACAGCCGATAAAGTCTCCTTCTGTCATGGATGTATTAGACCAAAAGTTCATAGGAACACAAGCGGCCGAGGAGGATGATCCTGTGATTGTAGTGGACGTTCCTCTATACCAGGTTGATACGAATGACTATTTGGATGAAAATGGTCAGGTAGTATTCAACTTCTACAACCTCGTGCATGAAAAGTTTAATACACAGCAGAATTCGCAATCTAGGACTACAAGTAGTGCCACTAAGGATAGACTAGAGCAAGGCGATGACATAGCTATGGCAGATGATGATGACGATGACGATGAAGACGATGAAGACGATGACGATCCAAGCGCTAGCGGAGCCGCAGGTGCGTCGCCTTCTAAAAGCAAAAAGAAGTCCAACCCAATGAAAGGGAAAAGCAGGGTAGGTAAGTACGACATTGAAGACCCATTCATAGACGACTCTGAACTATTGTGGGAAGAGCAACGTGCAGCGACGAAAGACGGCTTCTTCGTTTATTTTGGCCCTCTCATCCAAAAGGGACAATATGCCACGTTTGAAAGAGTAGATGGTACGATGAAGAAAGGTGGGGTGAGAAACCCTAGGTAA
- the YBP1 gene encoding Ybp1p (Syntenic homolog of Saccharomyces cerevisiae YBR216C (YBP1) and YGL060W (YBP2)), giving the protein MKRHATTEGESLGVLFAEQAGDVISLAAGIELCAEQALASGNAGRVASFLEALWEQLREHPALVGDLGWDIPKVLVRCIRADNFNLNEGLGDDMVWRLLVGCFREVGREGNARECFLTGCQQLAELSVAAEEEEDADLREEMFALKFHMLMEFVTTTLGRTTTAYPSRFLGEIIGVLVKLVERNADELCDVHLLLRRLYTFCRDYTAPVSSSEDEELRAQEDYLQRTLFRSFLAYALAQLLRRQSVRWAPEYFAKSHGLEFKLHDDHVELRETLGRYFQLAHSFDIDIEGAFQKQCILESRDVYACVSADADKADGAEVIYQLAYTYELKKIAELQSMPIDARGIFVLAVLHHFETGKPICLSLRLDDAIYMFLRFNTPEIYSKSFGNIAVTDASLYFVLLALEGNSHEENHKLVREFPQTVFAVFIQVLLLNMCRLPSREIGRMTHSILARVLFLASETTAFDFVIDTLLQCPYETAKQIILEIAKIMMVSDQYTICTRDVPSHTRTDTKAPPLPPRPFIKLNDDRMAAFHTLAMMSAKFCTETEDPKQLTTLLSYLNLITVLRKKWDQVLLRELTVAVSNCIEPRKEDIPEIGFIKIANDGLKEFLGGNST; this is encoded by the coding sequence ATGAAACGCCACGCAACTACGGAAGGTGAGAGTCTGGGCGTGCTATTCGCGGAGCAGGCGGGGGACGTGATCTCGCTCGCAGCGGGGATCGAGTTGTGCGCGGAGCAGGCGCTTGCGAGCGGTAACGCGGGGCGGGTGGCGAGCTTCCTGGAGGCGCTGTGGGAGCAGCTCCGGGAGCACCCTGCACTCGTGGGAGATTTGGGTTGGGATATCCCGAAGGTGCTTGTGCGGTGCATTAGGGCAGACAACTTCAACCTCAACGAAGGGCTCGGGGATGATATGGTGTGGCGGCTCCTGGTGGGCTGCTTCAGGGAGGTGGGGCGCGAGGGGAACGCGCGGGAGTGCTTCCTGACCGggtgccagcagctggcggagcTCTCGGTGGCCgcagaggaggaggaagacGCGGATCTGCGTGAGGAGATGTTCGCGCTGAAGTTCCACATGCTGATGGAATTCGTGACGACCACGCTGGGAAGAACGACGACTGCGTACCCGTCGCGGTTCCTGGGGGAGATCATAGGCGTGCTCGTGAAGCTGGTGGAGCGCAATGCAGATGAACTGTGCGACGTGCACCTACTGCTGCGGCGCCTGTATACGTTTTGCCGCGACTACACGGCGCCCGTGTCATCCtcggaggacgaggagctgcGTGCACAAGAGGATTACCTGCAGCGCACGTTGTTTCGGAGTTTCCTGGCATACGCTCTGGCCCAATTGCTGCGTAGGCAAAGCGTCCGGTGGGCTCCGGAGTACTTTGCCAAGTCTCACGGGCTGGAATTCAAGCTCCACGATGATCATGTGGAGCTACGCGAGACACTGGGCCGCTACTTTCAGCTTGCCCATTCGTTTGATATCGACATCGAAGGTGCGTTCCAGAAGCAGTGCATCCTGGAGTCCCGGGATGTCTACGCCTGCGTGTCTGCAGATGCAGACAAGGCAGACGGCGCGGAGGTTATCTACCAGTTGGCATACACCTATGAACTGAAGAAAATTGCTGAACTCCAGTCCATGCCAATAGACGCGCGGGGGATCTTTGTGCTCGCTGTACTACACCACTTTGAGACAGGAAAGCCGATCTGCCTCAGCCTTCGGTTGGACGATGCCATCTACATGTTTCTGCGGTTTAACACACCTGAAATATACTCAAAGTCTTTTGGCAATATAGCTGTTACAGACGCGTCGCTCTATTTCGTTTTACTTGCATTGGAAGGCAACTCGCATGAGGAGAACCATAAGCTCGTGCGTGAGTTCCCGCAGACAGTCTTTGCTGTCTTTATTCAAGTGCTGCTTCTGAACATGTGCAGGCTACCTAGTAGAGAAATCGGACGCATGACGCACAGCATTTTAGCGAGAGTTCTGTTTTTGGCCTCGGAGACCACGGCGTTTGATTTCGTCATCGACACCCTGTTGCAGTGCCCCTATGAGACGGCCAAACAAATAATCCTCGAAATTGCCAAGATTATGATGGTCAGCGACCAATATACTATCTGCACAAGGGACGTCCCATCGCACACGCGCACTGATACGAAGGCGCCGCCGCTTCCGCCACGGCCGTTCATTAAGCTTAATGACGATCGTATGGCGGCCTTCCACACGTTGGCGATGATGTCAGCCAAGTTCTGCACGGAAACTGAAGACCCAAAGCAGCTCACAACTTTGCTATCATACTTGAACTTGATAACTGTCTTGCGGAAAAAATGGGACCAAGTATTACTCCGTGAGCTCACCGTGGCGGTTTCCAATTGCATTGAACCAAGGAAAGAAGATATACCAGAGATCGGGTTTATCAAGATTGCAAACGACGGGCTGAAAGAGTTTCTAGGCGGCAACTCCACGTAA
- the ATG12 gene encoding Atg12p (Syntenic homolog of Saccharomyces cerevisiae YBR217W (ATG12)) codes for MVPLLESETENSISQSQFDSESASAEPTPPQHTQESLQNRLEEYHERLSRLQLPSSSDSECSDIEQESLELEQEVPLSTSVYLAGARSAGGLPSSSELSETPEPPKVAIRFQPIGSVGQVMPQVCRISSAQSFGAVLVFLRRRLRLDTVHCYVSNSFAPTPQQNVGQLWEQFKVNDELVVSYCATVAFG; via the coding sequence ATGGTACCGCTGCTCGAGAGCGAAACCGAGAATAGTATTAGCCAGTCACAGTTCGACAGCGAGAGCGCGAGTGCAGAGCCCACGCCCCCGCAGCACACGCAGGAGTCGCTTCAGAACCGGCTGGAGGAGTACCACGAGCGCCTCAgccgcctgcagctgccCTCGAGCTCCGATTCCGAATGTAGTGATATCGAGCAGGAATCGCTGGAGCTCGAGCAGGAGGTGCCGCTCAGCACGTCTGTGTATCtcgcgggcgcgcggtCCGCAGGCGGACTACCGAGCTCTTCGGAGCTGAGCGAGACGCCCGAGCCGCCCAAAGTAGCCATCCGGTTCCAGCCGATCGGCTCGGTCGGGCAGGTGATGCCCCAGGTGTGCCGGATCAGCAGCGCACAGAGCTTTGGCGCAGTGCTGGTATTCCTGCGGCGGCGACTGCGGCTGGACACCGTGCACTGTTACGTGAGCAACTCGTTTGCACCTACGCCGCAGCAGAACGTGGGTCAGCTGTGGGAGCAGTTCAAGGTCAATGACGAGCTGGTCGTGTCTTACTGTGCGACCGTGGCGTTTGGCTAG
- the DUO1 gene encoding Duo1p (Syntenic homolog of Saccharomyces cerevisiae YGL061C (DUO1)) gives MNANGEANGGVDSAALDELIPQIFDQMRTNQLDGSGAAAWGTAAVSTATLLKEMEQLDQIIPVLQQLNESLRRSTGENLSRIRRTCEAVNRVLDTWIKIQSQAGYVGELMDDSEYLSYMEKTRGDEGQQQAYMESLRKQVEELRRKVDERRAVEAAAAAPRAPERTRGASGIPRGGSRITKRGGTTVRGRRMFR, from the coding sequence ATGAACGCGAACGGCGAGGCGAACGGCGGTGTGGATAGCGCGGCTCTGGATGAGCTGATCCCGCAGATCTTCGACCAGATGCGCACGAACCAGCTGGACGGCAGCGGGGCCGCGGCTTGGGGGACTGCGGCTGTGAGCACGGCGACGCTGCTGAAGGAGATGGAACAGCTCGATCAGATCATCCCGgtactgcagcagctgaaCGAGTCGCTGCGGCGGTCGACGGGGGAGAACCTCAGTCGGATCCGGCGCACGTGCGAGGCCGTGAACAGGGTTCTCGACACTTGGATCAAGATACAGTCGCAGGCGGGGTACGTGGGCGAGCTGATGGACGACTCGGAGTACCTGTCGTACATGGAGAAGACGCGCGGGGACGAGggccagcagcaggcgtACATGGAGAGCCTCCGAAAACAGGtggaggagctgcggcgCAAGGTCGACGAGCGGCGGGCTGtcgaggcggcggcggctgcgccgcgggcgccggAGCGTACGCGCGGGGCGTCGGGGATACCGCGCGGGGGCTCGCGGATCACTAAGCGGGGCGGGACAACTGTACGAGGACGGCGGATGTTCCGTTAG